In Synechococcales cyanobacterium T60_A2020_003, the following are encoded in one genomic region:
- a CDS encoding phosphorylase, which translates to MPASNLSHQPTIILSPNTLWERTIQRSATALACGALHSIPTTYEQIEQAGIPFLVRILANIARKEKAQQADAQKPKTEGKPFNPFLPYETDLFVADLSPTHLCLLNKFNVVDHHLLIITREYEDQENWLTLRDFEALAACMAEIDGLAFYNAGRDAGASQPHKHLQIVPLPIVPNGIRIPIEAAIAPVLSQASLAIASPLPYHHAIAPLDLDWTASPIDLAHVLLDRYYTLLATVDLPYLPGSDRQSGAYNLLATRRWMMLVPRSQDAFDGIAVNSLGFAGALLVRNHDQLAHLKTYEPLTILQNVAFPKP; encoded by the coding sequence ATGCCAGCTTCAAATCTCTCCCATCAACCCACGATTATCCTGTCGCCCAATACCCTCTGGGAACGCACCATCCAACGATCCGCTACGGCACTAGCCTGCGGTGCACTGCACTCCATCCCCACTACCTACGAACAGATCGAACAGGCGGGAATTCCGTTTCTCGTCAGGATTCTTGCCAACATCGCTCGAAAAGAAAAAGCACAACAGGCCGATGCCCAAAAGCCGAAGACCGAGGGCAAACCGTTTAATCCCTTTTTGCCCTATGAGACTGATTTATTTGTTGCGGATCTGTCCCCCACACACCTCTGTCTGCTGAATAAGTTCAACGTGGTCGATCACCATTTGCTGATCATCACGCGCGAGTACGAAGATCAGGAGAATTGGTTGACCCTGCGCGATTTCGAGGCGTTGGCGGCCTGCATGGCGGAAATTGATGGCCTCGCTTTCTACAATGCGGGGCGCGATGCTGGAGCTAGCCAGCCTCACAAACACTTGCAGATTGTGCCGTTGCCCATTGTGCCGAACGGAATCCGCATACCAATTGAAGCCGCGATCGCCCCTGTGCTGTCCCAGGCTTCGCTTGCGATCGCCTCACCCTTGCCCTACCATCATGCGATCGCCCCGTTGGATCTGGACTGGACGGCATCCCCCATCGACCTCGCCCACGTTTTACTGGATAGGTATTACACACTCTTGGCTACGGTTGATCTGCCGTACCTTCCCGGCAGCGATCGCCAAAGCGGGGCTTACAACCTATTGGCCACCCGTCGCTGGATGATGCTCGTGCCGCGATCGCAGGATGCATTTGACGGAATTGCCGTGAATTCCCTGGGCTTTGCCGGGGCACTTCTGGTTCGCAACCACGACCAGTTAGCCCACCTCAAAACCTACGAACCCCTCACGATTTTGCAGAATGTGGCCTTTCCTAAACCGTAG
- a CDS encoding universal stress protein, whose translation MFKKVLFPIDHTRESLEAAETVIRLVQFCNSQLTVLSVVPEPEEGQEAPSFEVIAQLLEKVKSLFSQQGIPVETLERKGKPAFAICDVADEIGADVIVMACRGLGLTEEGASDSVSNRVINLAPCPVLVVP comes from the coding sequence ATGTTTAAGAAAGTCCTGTTTCCCATTGACCATACCCGCGAATCCCTAGAAGCCGCAGAAACGGTGATTCGCCTCGTTCAGTTTTGCAATAGTCAGTTAACCGTCCTGTCCGTTGTCCCAGAGCCAGAAGAGGGGCAAGAGGCTCCGTCTTTTGAGGTGATTGCCCAACTACTGGAGAAGGTCAAATCCTTGTTTAGCCAGCAGGGAATCCCTGTGGAAACCTTGGAACGCAAGGGTAAACCCGCCTTTGCCATTTGTGATGTGGCGGATGAGATTGGCGCTGATGTGATTGTGATGGCCTGCCGAGGGTTAGGATTAACGGAGGAAGGGGCGTCAGATAGTGTCAGTAATCGGGTGATTAATCTAGCTCCCTGTCCGGTTTTAGTCGTGCCCTAG
- a CDS encoding pentapeptide repeat-containing protein, giving the protein MRAEEVVWLYQRGERNFRGQNLAGESFAGQNLAGADFSKTNIRGASFTNARLSDCLFTEARAGLRKGWAIAIFLTTLVMCTFLGLLLSSINGLAALKIAEFAEYGFESALARWTITAILVTFLLVARYWEVEAGFSLFAIAFVVAIAVAGLTSEAIPIAGTVAIAVMIAYLTVILAGLAGVVVAIAAYIVTEAIAAVLISVFAFAALVVNPQHVDLLMIVMAISIALLSAYTCWRTLRRGRGNTLIRNIVGTMVTFVAARVGTSFRGADLTNADFSGAQLNGTDFSRVITGNAQRSMLLN; this is encoded by the coding sequence ATGAGAGCAGAAGAAGTCGTTTGGCTATATCAACGGGGTGAACGAAACTTTAGAGGACAAAACCTGGCAGGCGAGTCCTTTGCAGGGCAGAATCTAGCAGGCGCAGACTTCAGCAAAACCAATATCCGAGGGGCCAGTTTTACCAATGCGCGTTTAAGCGACTGTCTATTCACCGAAGCCCGTGCTGGACTCCGTAAAGGGTGGGCGATCGCCATCTTTTTAACCACTCTGGTCATGTGCACCTTTCTAGGACTGTTACTCAGTAGTATCAATGGGCTAGCGGCGCTTAAGATCGCAGAATTTGCTGAGTACGGGTTTGAGTCAGCCCTGGCGCGATGGACTATAACAGCCATTTTGGTTACGTTTCTGCTGGTTGCGCGGTACTGGGAAGTGGAAGCCGGATTCAGCCTGTTTGCGATTGCGTTTGTGGTCGCGATCGCCGTTGCGGGGTTGACCTCCGAGGCTATTCCCATTGCCGGAACCGTGGCGATCGCCGTGATGATTGCTTATCTAACCGTGATTTTGGCGGGGTTGGCGGGGGTTGTAGTCGCGATCGCAGCGTATATCGTGACTGAGGCGATCGCTGCCGTTCTGATTAGCGTTTTTGCCTTTGCTGCCCTGGTGGTTAACCCTCAGCACGTGGATTTGCTGATGATAGTCATGGCGATCAGTATTGCGCTTCTGAGTGCCTACACCTGCTGGCGGACGCTGCGTCGAGGGCGGGGTAATACACTAATTCGGAACATTGTCGGCACCATGGTTACCTTTGTGGCCGCACGGGTGGGCACCAGCTTTCGAGGTGCAGATTTGACGAATGCCGACTTTTCGGGTGCACAGTTAAATGGCACTGATTTCAGTCGAGTTATCACTGGTAATGCTCAACGCTCAATGCTGCTGAACTAA
- a CDS encoding NERD domain-containing protein: protein MVARPGQSLRAFAQRRRRQAGLLLGLAVLCLSAPLWLPLVWDWLLGRSLTIAWWGWLICILPALVCGQQIRLWWRQASAAEQGAEQAESVADRLIPLQYLGWQANYGIREPYAGTTDILLTSPAGFAYAIDVKTHRGRVGSNGRQIYRVTSRGRSPFERDFVTLARRQATTLKKRRKLPTVTPIVTFTNSIVDVNPNPVAGVHIVAVDALYEYLQQLEAIALAANESDASNDTNQSVDP, encoded by the coding sequence ATGGTTGCTCGTCCCGGTCAATCTTTACGGGCGTTCGCACAGCGCCGTCGTCGTCAGGCTGGGCTTTTGCTTGGGCTAGCGGTTTTGTGCTTGAGTGCGCCGCTGTGGCTGCCGTTGGTCTGGGATTGGCTACTGGGGCGATCGCTCACGATTGCTTGGTGGGGATGGCTCATTTGTATCCTGCCGGCTCTCGTGTGTGGTCAACAAATACGCCTGTGGTGGCGACAGGCCAGTGCGGCTGAGCAAGGGGCAGAACAAGCCGAAAGCGTGGCGGATCGCTTGATTCCTCTCCAATACCTGGGCTGGCAGGCGAATTACGGCATCCGGGAACCCTACGCGGGGACGACGGATATTCTGCTGACCTCCCCCGCAGGGTTTGCCTACGCGATTGATGTGAAAACCCATCGCGGGCGGGTGGGCAGTAACGGTCGCCAAATTTATCGGGTCACCAGTCGGGGGCGATCGCCCTTTGAACGGGATTTTGTGACCTTGGCGCGGCGGCAAGCAACGACACTGAAGAAACGGCGCAAGTTGCCAACGGTGACGCCGATTGTGACCTTTACCAACAGCATTGTGGACGTTAATCCCAATCCGGTGGCGGGGGTTCACATCGTGGCAGTGGATGCGCTGTACGAGTATCTGCAACAGTTGGAGGCGATCGCTCTGGCTGCTAACGAATCCGACGCCTCCAATGACACTAACCAGAGCGTTGACCCCTAA
- a CDS encoding phosphoglycerate kinase, whose amino-acid sequence MSKKTVANLSSADLSGKRVFVRVDFNVPLDDQGNITDDTRIRAALPTIQYLTSNGAKVVLASHFGRPKGKVVDSMRLTPVAKRLSELLGKEVIKCDDCIGDAVTSAIAGMQNGQVALLENVRFYAEEEKNDPEFAKQLAANADLYVNDAFGTAHRAHASTEGVAHYLKPAVGGFLIEKELQYLQSAIEEPKRPLAAIIGGSKVSSKITVIETLLEKVDKLLIGGGMIFTFYKARGLSVGKSLVEDEFLELAKSLEAKAKEKGVALLLPTDVVVADNFAPDANAQTVSVEAIPDGWMGLDIGSDSVKVFQDVLADCKTVIWNGPMGVFEFDKFAQGTEAIAHSLAALTGTGATTIIGGGDSVAAVEKVGVAEKMSHISTGGGASLELLEGKVLPGIAALDNA is encoded by the coding sequence GTGTCAAAGAAAACTGTAGCAAATTTATCGTCTGCTGACCTATCGGGGAAGCGGGTCTTCGTGCGGGTGGACTTCAACGTTCCCCTCGATGACCAAGGCAACATCACAGACGATACTCGGATTCGGGCGGCGCTACCCACGATTCAGTACCTCACCTCCAACGGTGCCAAGGTCGTTTTGGCAAGCCACTTTGGTCGTCCCAAGGGTAAGGTGGTAGACAGCATGCGGCTGACACCCGTTGCCAAGCGCCTGTCTGAACTGCTGGGGAAAGAGGTGATCAAGTGTGATGACTGTATTGGGGATGCCGTTACTAGCGCGATCGCAGGTATGCAGAACGGTCAGGTTGCGCTGTTGGAGAACGTTCGCTTCTACGCCGAAGAAGAAAAGAACGATCCTGAATTTGCAAAGCAGTTGGCGGCCAACGCGGATCTGTATGTAAATGATGCCTTTGGTACTGCCCACCGCGCCCACGCCTCCACCGAAGGCGTTGCTCACTATCTGAAGCCTGCCGTTGGCGGATTCTTGATTGAAAAAGAGCTTCAGTATCTCCAAAGTGCCATTGAAGAGCCGAAGCGTCCCCTGGCTGCGATCATCGGGGGTTCCAAAGTATCCAGCAAGATTACCGTAATCGAAACCCTGCTGGAGAAGGTAGACAAGCTCCTGATTGGCGGCGGCATGATCTTCACCTTCTACAAAGCGCGGGGTCTGAGCGTGGGTAAGTCCCTTGTGGAAGATGAGTTTCTAGAGTTGGCGAAGTCCCTAGAAGCAAAGGCGAAGGAAAAGGGAGTCGCGCTGCTGCTGCCGACTGACGTTGTCGTTGCAGATAACTTTGCCCCCGATGCCAATGCCCAAACCGTTAGCGTTGAGGCAATTCCCGATGGCTGGATGGGTCTGGACATCGGCTCTGACTCCGTGAAGGTCTTCCAAGATGTTTTGGCTGATTGCAAGACCGTGATCTGGAATGGCCCGATGGGTGTATTCGAGTTTGATAAGTTTGCTCAAGGAACGGAGGCGATCGCCCACTCCCTGGCCGCCCTCACTGGCACCGGAGCCACCACCATCATCGGCGGTGGAGATTCGGTCGCGGCAGTTGAAAAGGTTGGTGTTGCCGAGAAGATGAGCCACATTTCTACGGGTGGTGGTGC
- a CDS encoding NAD(P)-dependent oxidoreductase — translation MAEQQKRILITGASGCVGQYLAETLIRQTTHELFLLVRDPKKLLIDTQARSGITVIPGNLREIDALSGLLQTINTAVLTATVWGGDDIYDINVGKTLELLSLLDPAVCEQVLYFSTESILGRDNTLLPEALEFGTPYIRSKYLCHQKIQTLAIAPKVTTLFPTLVFGGDDRKPYSQISAGLADVMKWMPLVRFFQADGSFHFTHAQDIATVVAHLVDHPPALGESRTLVLGNPAMHVNQAVEDICAYLNQRIYFRIPVSLQLADVLIKLFNVQVSDWDRFCLRYRHFTHADSVTPATFGLPVYCPTIADLLQVSGITPHPVSKALVSS, via the coding sequence GTGGCGGAGCAACAAAAGCGAATATTGATTACAGGTGCAAGCGGATGTGTGGGGCAATATCTGGCCGAAACGCTGATTCGTCAGACTACTCACGAACTGTTCTTGCTGGTTCGTGACCCGAAGAAACTGTTAATTGACACGCAGGCACGATCCGGGATTACGGTGATTCCAGGTAATTTGCGCGAAATTGATGCCCTCAGCGGTCTGTTGCAAACCATCAACACTGCGGTTCTAACGGCGACGGTTTGGGGTGGGGACGATATTTACGACATCAACGTTGGTAAGACCCTTGAACTCCTGAGCTTGCTCGATCCAGCGGTCTGTGAGCAGGTTCTCTATTTTTCCACCGAGAGCATTTTGGGACGGGATAATACCCTTCTGCCCGAAGCCCTGGAATTCGGCACCCCCTACATCCGCTCTAAATACCTGTGCCATCAAAAGATTCAAACCTTGGCGATCGCCCCTAAGGTAACCACCCTCTTTCCCACCCTGGTGTTCGGCGGCGACGATCGCAAACCCTATTCCCAAATCTCGGCGGGATTAGCCGATGTCATGAAGTGGATGCCGCTGGTGCGCTTCTTCCAGGCCGACGGCAGTTTTCACTTTACCCACGCCCAGGATATTGCCACCGTGGTCGCCCATCTCGTCGATCATCCGCCTGCCCTTGGTGAGTCCCGTACACTCGTGTTGGGCAATCCGGCTATGCACGTCAACCAGGCTGTGGAGGACATTTGCGCGTATCTCAACCAGCGCATTTATTTTAGAATTCCGGTCTCCCTCCAACTCGCTGATGTTTTAATTAAGCTTTTCAACGTGCAGGTCAGTGATTGGGATCGGTTCTGTCTGCGCTACCGCCACTTTACTCACGCCGATTCGGTTACGCCTGCCACCTTTGGTCTTCCGGTGTACTGTCCCACCATTGCCGATTTGCTCCAAGTCAGCGGCATTACGCCCCATCCTGTTTCGAAGGCGTTGGTGTCGTCTTAA
- the ylqF gene encoding ribosome biogenesis GTPase YlqF translates to MTSSPPIQWYPGHIAKAEKALTEQLKKVDVVLEVRDARIPLATAHPQVPTWVGSKERLLVLNRVDMIPGSVQRQWTAWFEAQGEIPYYTNAQKGKGVTAIAKAAAKLSDPVNQRRRDRGMLPRPVRAVVIGFPNVGKSALINRLLNRRVVESARRPGVTRSLRWVRISDDIELLDAPGVLPSRLENQDAALKLALCDDIGDAAYDNQRVAAALIELLKSLYNQQPEAIPLQTLSDRYQHDPMEMTGESYLVAIAEQRYQGDVERVARMILHDFRKGTLGAIPLEFPPDA, encoded by the coding sequence ATGACCTCTTCTCCTCCAATCCAATGGTATCCAGGGCACATTGCCAAAGCCGAAAAAGCCCTAACCGAACAGCTTAAGAAAGTGGATGTTGTTTTGGAAGTCCGGGATGCTCGTATTCCCCTCGCGACGGCTCATCCCCAAGTGCCAACGTGGGTGGGCAGCAAGGAACGGCTGCTGGTGCTGAATCGGGTTGATATGATTCCTGGCTCCGTGCAGCGGCAGTGGACGGCGTGGTTTGAAGCCCAGGGGGAAATCCCCTACTACACCAACGCCCAGAAGGGTAAAGGGGTGACGGCGATCGCCAAAGCAGCGGCGAAACTGAGCGATCCGGTGAACCAGCGGCGGCGCGATCGCGGGATGCTACCCCGTCCGGTGCGGGCTGTAGTGATCGGGTTTCCCAATGTGGGTAAATCGGCGTTGATCAATCGCTTGCTGAATCGGCGGGTGGTGGAAAGTGCCCGACGACCAGGGGTGACGCGATCGCTGCGCTGGGTGCGAATTTCTGATGACATTGAGCTATTGGATGCGCCCGGAGTTCTCCCCTCCCGACTGGAGAATCAAGACGCGGCCTTAAAATTGGCCCTCTGCGATGATATTGGGGATGCGGCCTACGACAATCAGCGGGTGGCGGCTGCCCTGATTGAACTGTTGAAATCTCTCTACAACCAGCAGCCAGAGGCAATACCGCTACAAACCTTGAGCGATCGCTATCAGCACGACCCAATGGAAATGACCGGAGAAAGCTATCTAGTGGCGATCGCTGAGCAGCGCTATCAGGGCGATGTTGAGCGGGTGGCGCGGATGATTCTCCATGATTTTCGGAAAGGAACGTTAGGCGCAATTCCCTTGGAGTTTCCGCCGGACGCCTAA